The DNA sequence aaattttaaaagatctCGGTTTTCAGGTAAGGATAGAACAAAGATTGAGCCAGGGGGCaaataatgttttacttttgatGTCCCTGGTATTTGAATGTTTAGTTGTTCTTACAGTCAAATACTATTTTCAGATGAATGGCGAGAAAAAGAGGGAGGAAGTCTGGATCTCATCAAGATAATCCAGCAATATGCAATATGTCAGTGGCTAACTCTAAATCTTTGTTACCAAATAAAAAGAGTCATGCTGATGATGGTTGTGATGGCTATCCGAAGCATGATCCTGACGAATGTGAGAACTATAAAAGTACAAATGTCAAAAATACTTttacagaagaaaaacaaaacagcctTGAAGACGAGGATaagaataaaaatgtaaatgtcGCAAAGAATGATTCAGGTAATGTCGATAAAGGCAGAGATAAAAACATTGGcgaaacacaaaacaatagtggaaatatgtttaaaaatgatgaagTACAAAGAGTAGAAAAGCTAAATAATGAATATACCCAAACAGAAACAGCCAATCTGGAAGGTAAAATGAATATTGAAAGCAACTTCAACGCTACTTCTAAAACACAAAGGAATGATATTGGCAGtttagcaaaaaatattaaagaagaaaagaatggACAAAGAATCGCTTTGACAGCCGTGCCGTTATCTATTGCTAAtgcaattttaaaagaagaggaATCAACCGTAATCGATGACGCTGGGGAATTTATGGAAGTGAAAAGGAAggataagaaaagaagaaacaaaatagaagataCACGAGATGacgaaagaaaacaaaaacttgcaGAATCTCTGGATCAGAATATAATTATGGCCGTCTCAGAAACACTATTACTGGAGAATATTGCCGAAAGTAAGGTTAAACAAGTGATTAAGGGAGAAAGTAAAACCAAGAAAGAAGATTGTGGTATtttagaaaaggaagaaaaaggaAACCTAATAAATAACGTAGAACAAGAGTTAAAATTCGACAGTGGAGAAAAAAGTGGCATACTTGGTGAAAAATTTACTGAAACCGTAATAGataatgttgaaaaattaaagaggGAATGTGACATTAGCAGAGTACCAGAAAAATTTCTGAGTCAGGTTCCATCAAAACAACCGTTAGAAACTTTTCTAAGCAGCGTAAGAATAGGAAACGTTAAAAATAAGGACGGATGTTATGCCTCGAAAGGGGGTGAAACTGGATCATCGCTTGAGTGTTCTGTCGAGGTAGACGCCAATGGAAGTGAAAGTGAAAAGGATAGTACAGAATTTCAGGTGAACAAAGGGAATAATCAAGCACTCAAGAATCCTGACGTAAAAAGTAGTTTTGTGGATATGTTCGATGATGAAAATTGTATGAAAGTTATAGTTAAACAACCGTCACATAGTGCTAACGGGGCTGATTCAAATGAACTTGGTGGTGAAATTAAAGTAGCGGAATTAAGTGAAATAGTAGATCCAAAGTTTGAAGACAAACTTGcgaaaaagggaaagaaaagTGATGAAACCAGGGAATCGATAGTAAGTACTGATTCAGTAACAGGACAGTCGTTCCTCAAGGATTCAATCATAATTAACCCTcagaaaaaacattcagaattcAACCCTTTGGAGAAAACCCATTTTGAAAACATTCATGTCAATGTGACAGATCACAAAGAAACTCAAGAATCTAAATCTCGGTTGGGTAAAGATGAACGCAATAATTTAAACAAGGATGGCTACAAATTTGGTGAAAACAAGAAGAAGCAGATCAAAATGGAGGTTCCATCAGAAAAAAAGCCAACAATCAATGAATGTTTGGTAAAACAGCGAAGTGAAAATGGCCCTGAAGACTCATCAATGGtcgaagaaaatgaagatattttcgAAGTCAGACCTGTTTTCATGTCTAATGTCTGTCACGTTTGTAAGGAAACACACAGGGGAGAAACGATATTGAAATCCTGTGCTGCTTGTAGGATGATAGCCTATTGCTCTTCTGAACATCAAAAGCAACACTGGCCTGAGCATAAGGATGTTTGCAGATTTGTTagaaaagagctaaaaaaacgGCAACACCGACACTTGTATCAATCTGCCAAAAATTCTGATTACGAAACTTGGAAGAGGATACGGTACACGACTATGATGGAATGTGAAGACTTCATAAAACGGGCTCTCCAGCCTTACGAGAGAGAAATGTTTCTATTTGCAAGACATTGTGAATCTTGCTATGAGACGGATGGTGAGAAACTCCATCAATGTAAAAAATGCCTTTCGAGCTTTTTTTGTTCTCCTGATCACAAGAAAAAAGATCATGATCGTTGGTGTAGTGACCTCAAATTACTGTTTGATATTAACGTAAAACAGGCTAAGATTGGACCTATTGATCCTCCATTGCCGGATAGAGTATTTCagaattatgaaattttaccaGACAATATTAAAGAATTCCTCGTTACAAAAATGCTTGGTCCCAAACGATCATCTAATTATGATAATGCTACCTTCTCTTGCCTCACAGAATTTGCTAGCTACCCTTTGACAGTTATTTATGCAATACAAGCCCTTGAAAAGGTGATATCAAAAGGTAAAGGTACATTTAAACCAACAGCTATTAATTCTCTTAATTCAATTGTGATACATGTTGTTGGTGCTGAGCTTATTTTTGAATGTAATAACATCATAAAGTGGGatatattttttgctcatcTTTTGCCTAACCTTAAATATCTTCGAATTGTATTCATTGGTCCTGATTTAGTCTCTAGCCCATGTATCATACCCACTGGAGTATGCAATGAAGACCTTCGCTGCCCACGCTGCTCAAGCAGTGGAAGGAATATTGAATATGACTTTCAGCCAGACATTCTCTATCAAGACTATGTAAAGACCAAACATTACATCAAACCAACTGTTATTATTGCTTTCAATTGTGGCTTATACCGAGACACAGGGCACTCAGAAAGAGATACATGGGCTCCTTGTATTGAGTACTTAACAAAAGATCCATTTATCCCTTTAATTTTAACAGCATATACAAGTGAGGAAGCACCAAAGGATGTGGAGAGAGTGATGAGAACAGTAAAGGCAGAAGTTCTTGTAAAACCACAGAGAAATCCTTACCGGAGCTATAAACCATGCAGAAACTTTATCAATGAAGACAGTATTCCTGTAATGtacaaaaataactattttagCATTCTCCGTGGAACTGAAACCGCTTAAGTGACATTTCCTTCAACATTATTATTGCGagtgttctttttcttttaagaaagtaaaacagttcaaaacagggatgatacctttttattgacagtgaatagatataaaattatttaactggatatttcgaacacatatacagtgttcatcatcaggagtaaaacttttttagttttactgctgatgatgaacactgtacatgtgtccgaaatatccagtcaaataatttaatatctattcactgtcaataaaaaggtatcatccctattttgaactgttttactttcgtcatggaaaggcagtgtggtcttcgaagttatctttttcttttgctcAAAAAGTCCATAtctgaatttgttttttgttgtttcgaTATGAATACTGTATATAAACTCTGAGTACTCTATAATGCTATCAAGACTTCTGTGCAGGTACATAAGGAGGGCGTTAAACCCATAATTTATAATCTTAAATAATACGTCTATGGTTAAATCCCTGCCCaagaaaacaatagaaaagcTATAATAGATATGCTATGGGCCACGTCTTTAGTAGAGTCCAATAGAATAGTATACATTTATTTACAGTATTAGATTTAAGTTAACACAAGCATATCTATGTGGAAGAAATTTATGATTAGGGTTACACATGCTTAGAGGAATATAAGTGAAGataaatttggattgaaaaTTAGTTAAGTAGCTAGAGGCATTACTTtggcactgcctaagtaaagaggcATATGGTTTTATTGCATTTTATCCCGTCATCTTCATACAGGACAATTGGTTGCAGAATAAactcattcaatttgaaattgaaagttttagtggccTTTTTCAGCATCacaagtgattggaaggcaaacGGCCGACCTCCCTGCCCTTTATGACTGTCCTTTAAGCCTTTTTAGCCCTCTATGACatatgattgaaattttgggatgctcattttttcaaatagtctgatgtttataaataagttttataaatcaaaaaagAAGGGATGTGAATAACCTTGGCTGTGCCGTTGGCCTGGAACCCTCAATTTTCACTCTCTGGATCAAACTTTTTGTTATGGAATGGGGAGATGGGGCGGGGGGGTGAATGtgattgtatcagattaacgacgcttcttgactactaaggtccctgcgtcggccctgcagtgcatttctGCGTTCCCGTGTTACCAAGCTAACGTCAAActcactgcgccaccacaggacgggGGTGAATGTGAATTTTTTCGTCTCTGGAGTTCGAAACTTACGCCAATAATTTCTTAGGCCAAGAGGTACTTACATTACAATTGAAGTATTCAAGGCACtgtaacccttccccccaaaaaaacaaacaaacaagggGCCCAAAAAGGGCTGAAGTCGTTTTTTCTGATGGGCTTGAAACTTGTCTCCTTAAGTGTTGTGGATAAAGGGACCCATAtacagaaggagaaaaagaaaaaaatgttggttccTTCCAAAACGCTACCTGACAAGtatgaaaaatatggttttatttctatCTCACTTTTTAaggttataatgaaagaaaattgagatggctaggatacattttttgaaatatagttAACAGATTACCGAATATTATTTTGGCCCTCCACCTGGGACAAAATGAGCAGTTCGTTCCCGAATGGGGTGAAAAGAGGTCAAAAGGAAGGATTAAAGTAAAATGATGTTTCTTTCGATGGGGCGAAAAGtaaagctttaaatagattgggatggagaaaaAACTTGCCCAGCTGCCCTGGTGCtatgcggcttggtgctgctgtgGATTCTTAATAACAATATTGATAAAGGTTTATGCTCGTATAAGTTAGAATTATTGTGTCAAGTTACTTTTTctcgttttatattttcttatggATCTTTAAACTCTATGGTTACAAAACCGAATAAAGAGGAGTAGAATTTTCAGAGAGAAGTGGTTTGATCCTATCATCTCTAGTAGCAATACAGTCATAAATGGGGTTCAATTGCTGTACCTGTAGAAAAATTGTATTAACTGGTGCTGTAAAGGTTTAAATTCACTTCTCCCTGATAAGAGAAACATAAAAACGTAGTCCTTATTCCACACTGATGTGATTTTTAAAGCACAAACTGGCCTACAGATgcagagaaattaaaaaaaagtgcacATATGAACAGTTCGTTGGAGCCATGAAAACACGAAAACTAGTATTAGATGTTTTGTCACCAGAAACTCGTTTTGccgatctgtttttttttttttttcaaaaacccaagaaaacaagttaaaaaatttaaccTTTGTATCTCTGAATAGGCTATACTTAGAGCGTTGatttttgattcaaaattaaaaagaaaatttgcttgttGTTGTTGGTGTAATTGAATGGAGCTTCCAGAATCTCTTTTCTATGCTCCAggatcttttttctgttttatcatCAAAATAGAAATTGGCCTAATCTAAGGTCGGCCgtttgccttccaatcacttgtGATGCTGAAAAAggccactaaaactttcaatttaaaattggcCTAAGGTGAGCCGTTCCGGAGATAAAACGGAATGAATGTAAGTTTATACAAAACCGTATGAAAATTCCCAAACATAGGTAAAAAATGGCATTACGGAGCTGGCTCAGCATGAATTAGAAAAGTGACTTTTGGCAAAATATTTCATGTGACAGACTAAagtttaatttcaataattaacTGGTAGTTTTACCATAAAATGTAACGAAATACTAGTGGGGGGTCTCACATAGCAAAAAGCTCCTTAGAATTTCAGGTTCTAACCTTTGAAGGCAGGCGCTGATTCGGGACAAACTAGGATTTCAGCTGGGGTACTAGGTACCTCAGCTCTTTTACAACTTTTAATAAGACCTTTCACGCATGCCACATCGACCACTGGCATGCAACGGTTAAGCGATTCCTTGTCTCTTATTTGTAGTTGGCAACTGAAATTATTCTGCTATAAGGTAGAGAAGACAGCGACCTTTCCACAATTTTTACTTCTGACACATTGGGTAATCTTCTCTTTGGGCTAGCCGGGACTAGTATCTGCAAACAGTTCTATAGAACACTATTTTGCTTAGTCCTTGCTTAAATTGTAGGAACTACACCTTTGAGAATGGCACAAAGCTAAAATTAACATCCTGATTCGTGGAGTGATCAGGCTCAGAATGCTTCATTATGCTCAGGAAGtgtgaatatttttttaggaTGTCTTGCTTCAGCTCATTATTTGATTACAATTTTGAGGCACATATGATTCTCACCATGTAACAAAATTTTTGACCACGTAACACGTGTGATTCAGTAAAACTGCTTTGAAGAATATATAATTCAGCAAAGAAGAACCGCAAAATTTAGGCAACTAGAGACGTTTTGTACAGCAATGTCAATTAGACCATTCGAATCAGTTTTTTTACGTAAGATAGAGTTTGTAGCTCTATtctgacaaaaattattatttttggcaAAGCCGCTTTCAGGTGACGATTTAAAAAGCATTTACATAGGAATAAATGCACGaagtcaagaaaaaaatttcacagtcatggaaactttatattttaaatggATGAAGTTTGGTAGGTCATGCCAAAACGGCCATTTTAAGGCGAAATATAGCGGGGCAAATGAGGGTAATATTCCGAAGGTtgtccacatccttgcaagagaccggtcCAAATGGAGGCACCTTGTAGAATCACTCTCGGCGCTGGAAGTATTTGGCAGGAttattaagtcaagtaagtaagTCAAAATGAGGGTGAATAAGGATGGTGAAAGTTAAGCTGGAATTCGGGCGAAacattgtcttgtttttttcgggctgtttttctaaaatttcggTTCAGTTCCTGGGCTCACAATATTGGCAACATTGCCGTGCTGTTTACTTGTATAGAAAGTTGCACTGATCATTTGTTCAACATTAGATAGGCCTATTCTATCAAATGGGAAAAGCTGAGGTTGGAACTCCAAAATATATCGCAAACAAGATCAAAGCAAAGGGACTTCAAAAGTTGAAATGGTACTGTCAAATGTGTCAAAAGCAATGCAGAGATGAAAATGGTTTCAAGTGTCACACCATGTCGGAGTCCCATCAGAGGCAGCTATTGCTAGTTgcagaaaatacagaaaaattcaTTGATGAATTTTCAGGGTAAAACGAGATTTTTATCACACTAGGATTTGTGGTTACTCTCTTTAGAAGTTAACAATacaaaatccagaaaaaaacattaaatacttttgaaaaacttaccctaccaggggcggatccaggatttttcttaGTGGGGGGACACATAATAGGGTGCTTCAAtaaacttgcaaaaaaaaaacaaatacatggGGAACCTTTACGATTATGCATTGTAAGTAGGTAGTATAGTCATAAATTTAATCTGAAATCTTGTctgggttaaagttctaataggCTAAATCTGTTGAagttaaaatgatataaaaatattgatacaaaagtagggtaaaattctagttaattgacttcttgctagctcagaaagggtttaggttaggaaaatgaaactttcagggatgaatctacaggctaaagtatgtcctgggaaggtattttgaagcaactacctccactccttctccctctagagggccctgatctttgatgacctttaaaaatatgtgtgttataaaaatgaaaccttgcaaaatcgatcttctgcttaattaaaatacaacaaaattgttttcagcttcataactttgctcaattccatt is a window from the Artemia franciscana chromosome 17, ASM3288406v1, whole genome shotgun sequence genome containing:
- the LOC136038177 gene encoding uncharacterized protein LOC136038177, with product MARKRGRKSGSHQDNPAICNMSVANSKSLLPNKKSHADDGCDGYPKHDPDECENYKSTNVKNTFTEEKQNSLEDEDKNKNVNVAKNDSGNVDKGRDKNIGETQNNSGNMFKNDEVQRVEKLNNEYTQTETANLEGKMNIESNFNATSKTQRNDIGSLAKNIKEEKNGQRIALTAVPLSIANAILKEEESTVIDDAGEFMEVKRKDKKRRNKIEDTRDDERKQKLAESLDQNIIMAVSETLLLENIAESKVKQVIKGESKTKKEDCGILEKEEKGNLINNVEQELKFDSGEKSGILGEKFTETVIDNVEKLKRECDISRVPEKFLSQVPSKQPLETFLSSVRIGNVKNKDGCYASKGGETGSSLECSVEVDANGSESEKDSTEFQVNKGNNQALKNPDVKSSFVDMFDDENCMKVIVKQPSHSANGADSNELGGEIKVAELSEIVDPKFEDKLAKKGKKSDETRESIVSTDSVTGQSFLKDSIIINPQKKHSEFNPLEKTHFENIHVNVTDHKETQESKSRLGKDERNNLNKDGYKFGENKKKQIKMEVPSEKKPTINECLVKQRSENGPEDSSMVEENEDIFEVRPVFMSNVCHVCKETHRGETILKSCAACRMIAYCSSEHQKQHWPEHKDVCRFVRKELKKRQHRHLYQSAKNSDYETWKRIRYTTMMECEDFIKRALQPYEREMFLFARHCESCYETDGEKLHQCKKCLSSFFCSPDHKKKDHDRWCSDLKLLFDINVKQAKIGPIDPPLPDRVFQNYEILPDNIKEFLVTKMLGPKRSSNYDNATFSCLTEFASYPLTVIYAIQALEKVISKGKGTFKPTAINSLNSIVIHVVGAELIFECNNIIKWDIFFAHLLPNLKYLRIVFIGPDLVSSPCIIPTGVCNEDLRCPRCSSSGRNIEYDFQPDILYQDYVKTKHYIKPTVIIAFNCGLYRDTGHSERDTWAPCIEYLTKDPFIPLILTAYTSEEAPKDVERVMRTVKAEVLVKPQRNPYRSYKPCRNFINEDSIPVMYKNNYFSILRGTETA